One genomic region from Methanomassiliicoccales archaeon encodes:
- a CDS encoding NUDIX domain-containing protein — MPYEVECGLLFRRNGKLVLTDARGRLLRAIEEEGSLPKAASSVGISIERAKAMVRDIELSTGLRVISNVRGHERSDGHMLTSAGRELLLEYEAHQQAFEAQVAHRFRNPVLAVDGILVVKGSILLVRRGNPPFKGEYALPGGFVEYGELVEAAVRRELLEETGLETSVHHLLGIYSSPDRDPRGHTVSVVHVMRRKGGKLRSGDDASDAGFFPLDKLPPLAFDHFKIVQDYVEEEAKASRRDG; from the coding sequence TTGCCCTACGAAGTGGAATGCGGTCTTCTCTTCCGCAGGAATGGCAAATTGGTGCTGACTGATGCGAGAGGGCGGCTTCTCCGCGCCATCGAGGAAGAGGGCTCTTTGCCCAAAGCGGCTTCTTCGGTGGGCATCTCTATTGAGCGCGCGAAGGCCATGGTGAGGGACATCGAGTTGTCCACCGGATTGCGCGTAATCTCAAACGTTCGGGGTCATGAGAGGAGCGACGGCCACATGCTCACCTCCGCTGGCAGAGAGCTTTTGCTTGAGTACGAGGCTCACCAGCAAGCCTTCGAGGCGCAGGTGGCCCACCGCTTCCGCAACCCGGTGCTAGCGGTGGACGGGATTCTGGTCGTGAAAGGCAGCATACTCCTGGTCAGGCGGGGAAACCCACCTTTCAAAGGCGAGTACGCCCTCCCCGGGGGATTCGTGGAGTACGGGGAGCTGGTGGAAGCAGCCGTGCGCCGAGAGCTGCTTGAGGAGACCGGTCTCGAGACCTCTGTCCACCACTTGCTTGGCATCTATTCGTCTCCGGACCGGGACCCACGAGGGCATACGGTCTCCGTCGTCCACGTCATGCGGAGGAAAGGAGGGAAGCTTCGGTCAGGTGACGACGCATCGGATGCGGGTTTCTTCCCCTTGGACAAGTTGCCTCCGCTAGCGTTCGACCACTTCAAGATCGTCCAGGACTACGTGGAAGAAGAGGCCAAGGCAAGTCGGCGAGATGGCTGA
- a CDS encoding 50S ribosome-binding GTPase — translation MPRRAVASQSKKIPTIMSADEILDKAFKRLTKIEKEGKDLMQVRQRTTVARITAAGDIISTVLLKYVKAFPSMAKREEFAMELIDLLVGTDQLKKSLGALSWCSQRVSKLRQEYIRKAKGAIRLNEVERVRKEFYGRASSLLKQIDSDLAFVSRARDELKRVPVIEMELPTVVIAGFPNVGKSQLVEKLSSAKPRIAPYPFTTKGIAIGHFTVRYQRYQVVDTPGLLDREFEERNEIERQAILALKYLADVMVFVIDPSETSGYSLEKQLALLDSVKANFPGIPLIEVENKADLIRTVSGRPTISALTGEGVEELRSKLVELLRPMLNSGQDLERLSRP, via the coding sequence GTGCCTAGGCGCGCCGTGGCCTCGCAAAGCAAGAAGATACCCACCATCATGAGCGCCGACGAGATACTCGACAAGGCGTTCAAAAGGCTGACCAAGATCGAGAAGGAAGGAAAAGACCTGATGCAGGTGAGGCAGCGCACCACCGTGGCGCGCATCACCGCCGCCGGGGATATCATTTCCACCGTCCTGCTGAAGTACGTCAAGGCCTTCCCCTCCATGGCCAAGCGAGAGGAGTTCGCCATGGAGCTCATCGATCTGCTGGTGGGCACCGACCAGCTCAAGAAGTCCTTGGGGGCGCTCTCCTGGTGCTCACAGAGGGTATCCAAGCTGCGCCAGGAATATATTCGCAAGGCCAAGGGAGCGATCCGCTTGAACGAGGTCGAGAGGGTGCGAAAGGAGTTCTACGGCCGAGCATCCTCCCTCCTCAAACAGATCGATAGCGACCTAGCTTTCGTATCTCGGGCACGCGACGAGCTCAAGAGGGTGCCGGTGATCGAGATGGAGCTTCCTACGGTGGTCATCGCGGGGTTCCCGAACGTGGGCAAGAGCCAGCTGGTGGAGAAGCTTTCCTCGGCCAAGCCCCGGATAGCACCTTATCCGTTCACTACCAAAGGCATCGCGATCGGGCACTTCACCGTTCGCTACCAGAGATACCAGGTGGTGGACACGCCGGGATTGCTGGACCGGGAGTTCGAGGAGAGGAACGAGATCGAGAGGCAGGCCATCCTGGCCCTCAAGTATCTTGCGGACGTCATGGTGTTCGTCATCGATCCGTCGGAGACCAGCGGATACTCGCTCGAGAAACAACTGGCATTGCTGGATTCCGTCAAAGCCAACTTCCCCGGAATACCGTTGATCGAGGTGGAGAACAAGGCCGACCTCATACGGACAGTATCTGGCAGGCCGACCATCTCCGCCCTCACCGGGGAGGGTGTTGAGGAGCTGCGATCGAAGTTGGTGGAGCTGCTCCGCCCGATGCTCAATTCTGGACAGGATCTGGAAAGGTTATCTAGGCCGTAG
- a CDS encoding DNA polymerase II large subunit, which translates to MPQDLACSDRVRSYFLGLSKEADRCYAVARRARARGMDPETFVEIPQAEDLASRVEKLLSAWNVEGVAVRIRELSREHNREEVSLLIAKEVANRPAKTKEEAIDRAVRVGLAVLTEGILVAPLEGIAGIRLGRNSDGTNYLVISFAGPIRSAGGTGQAMAVLIGDVVRREHGIGRYAPTHGEVQRFKEEIPLYKQAQHLQYTPSNQEIELIVKNCPVCVDGEGTEDVEISGYRDLPRVETNKVRGGACLVIAEGLCQKANKLEKHVKRLGIDGWGFISEYLALKKKDVSESEAMKVKPDAKYLKDLIVGRPVLGHPSKIGGPRLRYGRGRTTGLAAIALNPATMYAVDEFLAVGTQIKIERPGKAGAVTPCDSIEGPMLLLRNGDLVQTNTVEQFLQVKEQVIEIVDLGEILIPFGEFVENNHVLVPAGFCLDFYRAELRKAAGELPPGWRSPPKLEVALELCRRYGVPLHPDFNLFWSDVPLESLQALRERVAATGEYKEGELRVPLDPVAKRTLEDLGALHSVREGRIVLSHFADPLLLGLGLRPKDGHLEPASELKGSTSLEAVSNAAGVTIRAKAVTRIGARMARPEKAKERRMKPPPHVLFPLGQSGGAQRLVSEAMEDEEVQAQVGVRSCPICGKTTFLCRCECGSHTLPTDAPAQQIIDINAIIEQAMCNLGMTEVPAIKGVQGMISHNKTPEPMEKGILRAKHGVFVFKDGTIRFDMTDVPVTHFRPGEIGLSVERARALGYEKDHEGAELVSEDQLCELMVQDYIPSASCGDYLIKVAHFIDDLLVKFYGLSAFYNANERSELIGHLAIGLAPHTSGGVLCRLIGFTNTNAGYGHPFFHAAKRRNADGDEDSAILLLDGLINFSRSFLPDRRGGLMDAPLVLTTRLDPNEIDKEAHNIDVLREYPLEFYRATMEYKPPKEVQEQMDLIGGRLGSVLQYEGFGFTHDTRDIGEGPRNSTYKLLETMQEKLEAQLVLAHKIRAVDEVDVVYRVVTRHLLPDMIGNLKSFSGQKLRCTKCNSKYRRIPLSGKCYCGNNLTLTVHESSVKKYLEMTKEISEKFAINNYTRQRIELIEQSINSLFENDRVKKCKLSDFM; encoded by the coding sequence ATGCCGCAGGATCTGGCGTGCAGCGATAGGGTGCGTTCCTACTTCTTAGGCCTTTCCAAAGAGGCGGACCGCTGCTACGCCGTGGCCCGGAGGGCGAGAGCTCGAGGGATGGATCCCGAGACATTTGTGGAGATCCCACAGGCAGAAGACCTGGCATCCCGAGTGGAGAAGCTGCTCTCCGCCTGGAACGTGGAGGGCGTGGCGGTACGAATTAGAGAGTTGAGCCGGGAGCACAACCGGGAAGAGGTCTCCCTGCTCATCGCCAAGGAAGTGGCCAATCGGCCGGCCAAGACCAAGGAGGAGGCCATCGACAGAGCGGTGAGAGTAGGCCTGGCAGTGCTCACCGAAGGAATACTTGTGGCCCCCCTGGAAGGCATCGCAGGCATCCGGCTCGGTCGCAACTCGGACGGTACTAACTACCTAGTCATTTCCTTCGCGGGACCGATACGGAGCGCCGGCGGCACTGGGCAGGCCATGGCCGTGCTCATCGGGGACGTGGTGCGGAGAGAGCACGGCATCGGTCGCTACGCCCCCACCCATGGCGAGGTGCAGCGCTTCAAAGAGGAGATCCCGCTCTACAAGCAGGCGCAACACCTGCAGTACACCCCCAGCAACCAGGAGATCGAGCTCATAGTGAAGAACTGCCCGGTGTGCGTGGACGGCGAGGGAACCGAGGACGTGGAGATCTCTGGTTACCGAGATCTGCCGCGGGTAGAGACCAACAAGGTGCGGGGTGGGGCCTGCCTGGTCATCGCGGAAGGGCTGTGCCAGAAGGCGAACAAGCTGGAAAAGCACGTGAAGAGGCTGGGCATTGATGGTTGGGGCTTCATCTCGGAATATCTGGCCTTGAAGAAGAAGGATGTCTCTGAGAGCGAGGCCATGAAGGTCAAGCCGGATGCGAAGTACCTCAAGGACCTCATCGTCGGCAGGCCGGTCCTTGGGCATCCCTCGAAGATCGGCGGACCGAGGCTGCGGTACGGGAGAGGTCGCACCACTGGCCTGGCGGCGATCGCGCTCAATCCAGCCACCATGTACGCGGTGGACGAGTTCCTGGCCGTGGGCACGCAGATCAAGATCGAACGCCCTGGCAAGGCCGGAGCGGTCACGCCCTGCGACAGCATCGAAGGGCCGATGCTGCTCCTAAGGAACGGGGACCTGGTGCAGACGAACACCGTGGAGCAGTTCCTGCAGGTGAAAGAGCAAGTGATCGAGATCGTGGACCTGGGCGAGATCCTCATCCCGTTTGGTGAGTTCGTGGAGAACAATCACGTCCTGGTGCCTGCGGGTTTCTGCCTGGACTTCTATCGCGCTGAGCTGAGGAAGGCCGCGGGAGAACTGCCGCCGGGATGGAGGTCCCCGCCCAAGCTCGAAGTGGCTCTGGAGCTTTGCCGACGATATGGGGTACCGTTGCATCCCGATTTCAACCTGTTCTGGAGCGACGTGCCGCTGGAGTCCCTCCAGGCGCTGCGCGAGCGAGTGGCCGCCACCGGAGAGTACAAGGAAGGTGAGCTGCGGGTTCCTTTGGACCCGGTGGCGAAGCGCACCTTGGAAGACCTGGGGGCATTGCATTCCGTGCGCGAAGGGCGCATCGTCCTTTCTCACTTCGCGGACCCCCTGCTGCTAGGCCTGGGCCTGCGACCGAAAGATGGACATTTGGAACCAGCCTCAGAGCTGAAGGGAAGCACAAGCCTAGAGGCCGTTTCCAACGCCGCCGGGGTCACCATCCGGGCCAAGGCCGTCACTCGCATAGGGGCAAGAATGGCCAGGCCGGAGAAGGCCAAGGAACGACGCATGAAACCTCCACCCCATGTATTGTTCCCTCTCGGTCAGAGCGGTGGAGCCCAACGCCTAGTGAGCGAGGCCATGGAGGATGAGGAAGTGCAAGCTCAAGTGGGCGTCCGTTCCTGTCCCATCTGCGGCAAGACCACCTTCCTCTGCCGTTGCGAGTGCGGATCCCATACCCTTCCAACCGACGCCCCGGCGCAGCAGATCATCGACATCAACGCCATCATCGAGCAGGCCATGTGCAATCTGGGCATGACCGAGGTGCCGGCCATCAAAGGCGTGCAGGGCATGATCTCTCACAACAAGACCCCAGAGCCGATGGAGAAAGGCATCCTCCGCGCCAAGCACGGGGTGTTCGTGTTCAAGGACGGCACCATCCGCTTCGACATGACCGATGTGCCTGTGACCCACTTCCGCCCTGGAGAGATAGGTTTGAGCGTAGAGAGGGCTCGCGCCCTGGGCTACGAGAAAGACCACGAAGGCGCGGAGCTGGTGTCGGAGGATCAGTTGTGTGAGCTGATGGTCCAGGACTACATCCCCTCCGCGTCATGCGGCGACTATCTGATCAAGGTGGCGCATTTCATCGACGACCTGCTGGTCAAGTTCTACGGTCTTTCTGCCTTCTACAACGCGAACGAAAGGAGCGAGCTCATCGGTCACCTGGCTATCGGGCTTGCTCCGCACACCTCCGGGGGCGTGCTATGCCGTCTGATCGGATTCACCAACACCAACGCCGGCTACGGGCATCCTTTCTTCCACGCCGCCAAGAGGCGCAACGCTGATGGCGATGAGGACTCGGCCATCCTCTTACTGGACGGCCTGATCAATTTCTCCCGTTCCTTCTTGCCCGACCGCCGAGGCGGCCTGATGGACGCGCCGCTGGTCCTCACCACTAGGTTGGACCCGAACGAGATCGACAAGGAGGCTCACAACATTGACGTGCTCCGGGAGTATCCGCTGGAGTTCTATAGGGCCACCATGGAATACAAGCCTCCCAAGGAGGTGCAGGAGCAGATGGACCTGATAGGGGGGAGGCTCGGTTCGGTGCTGCAGTACGAAGGCTTCGGCTTCACTCATGACACCAGGGATATCGGGGAAGGACCCCGGAACTCGACCTATAAGCTGTTGGAGACCATGCAAGAGAAACTTGAGGCACAGCTGGTCCTAGCGCACAAGATCCGGGCCGTGGACGAGGTGGACGTGGTCTATCGGGTGGTCACGAGACATCTGCTGCCGGACATGATAGGCAATCTCAAGAGCTTCAGCGGGCAGAAGCTGCGCTGCACCAAGTGCAACTCCAAGTATCGCCGGATACCCCTCTCCGGAAAATGCTATTGCGGCAACAACCTCACGTTGACGGTGCACGAGAGCAGCGTGAAGAAGTACCTGGAGATGACGAAGGAGATCAGTGAGAAGTTCGCCATCAACAACTACACTCGCCAGAGGATCGAGCTCATCGAGCAATCGATCAATTCCCTATTCGAGAATGACAGAGTAAAGAAGTGCAAGCTCTCCGACTTCATGTGA